The genomic segment AGCTTGGCCGGAAAGTGGTTGTGCGTCGGCACATTTGATATTATCTTGTGGGTGGAAAATTTGAACTTTTCACCCAACGTGGTTACGGACTATGCTCGGTCAAGCTATTTCCCAAGGTGACATTTTCAGCACGGAAAACTCCTATCGCGACAAGATCAAAGAGAATTCCTTCTATCGCTTTCTGTGCGAGCGACGCGCGGAGATCTTTCGCGATCAGGATTATGCCTCGCTGTATTGCTCGGATAATGGCCGTAGCAGTGTGCCACCGAGCGTGTTGGCCACCGCCTGTGTGCTGCAAAGCTATGATCGCCTGAGTGATGCGGAAACGGTGGCGCGCGCCACGTATGATGTTCGCTGGGCCGTGGCGTTGGGCACCGAGTTGGGCGACCAACCGTTTGCCAAGAGCACCCTGCAAGAATTCCGCGCCAAGCTGATTTTGAATGAACAGGCGCTGGCGATTTTCCAACGTTCTCTCACCTATGCTCGCCAGAGGGGCTATCTCACAAACAAAAGAATGAAAGTGGCGATGGATACCACTCACATTCTCGGTAAAGGCGCGGTGAAGGATACCTACAATTTGCTGGCCGATGGCATCAAGCAGCTCTATCGTACGCTCGAGCAGTTTCGTCCCGCGACCCTGATGGAGAAGCTCAAAGCAACTTTCTCGCGTTACTTCGGCAAGAGTTTCAAAGGCGAAGCCAGCATTGATTGGGATGACCAAACGGCCCGGCAGAATTTACTCACCGGTGTGGCGGCCGATGCCCGATCCTTACTCGAACTGGCCAAAGAGATCATGACGGCGAAGGATGCCGATGAAAGCCACGTCAAAAAAATTCGTGATGCCGCCGAATTGCTGAATGCGTTGCTGTTGCAAGACCTTGAGATGACGCCTGCGGGCCAAGCCCAAATCAAAGAAGGAGTCGCGCCCGATCGCATCATTTCGACCACCGACACCGAAAGTCGTCATGGGCGCAAAAGCGCCAGCCATCGTTTCGATGGTCACAAAGCCGCTGTGGCAACCGACACCGAGTCGCAATTGATCACCGCAGTCACGGTGATCGCGGGTAATGCCCAGGATGGTGAATGCGCCAAACCGTTGGTAGACGCCAGCCAAACCAACACCGGTAATGACGTCGAAACCGCAATTGGCGATTGTGCTTTTGGCATCACCGAAGTCCGTGAGCAGTTTGAGAACAGCGCCACCGCTTTAGTGGCCAAAGCGCCCAAGGCACCGCAAAGCACGCACTTCACCAAGCACGATTTCGCCGTTGATCTTGACAACAATCGCGTCACCTGTCCCGCGGGTCATACCACCACGACCTATCGCAACATCTCCTTACGCTTTGGCAGCAAGGCGGAGAAGCGTATGAGCAAGCGGTTCTATTTTCCTGCGGACGTGTGCTCGGGTTGTGCCTTGCGGGCCCAATGTATCAAATCCAAGAGTGCAGATGGTCGCATGATCCAATTACATCCGCGCGAGGACTTATTGCAGGCCGCGCGAGCGCGTGCAAAGACCGAAGCATTCAAAGAACAATATCGTACTCGCGTTGTGGTCGAGCATAGCATTGCGCGACTGGTGCAACGCGGCATTCGCCAAAGTCGGTACCTGGGTAGGAAACGTACGCTCTGGCAGGTCGCTCTGGCGGCTGCGGTGGTCAATCTCATGATCCTTGCGGCCCAAGAACGCACCAAGCGCAGTGAAAACGAACCCGATTTTGTTTTACAGTTTCAATTTTACCTTCTGCTTGAAGTCGTGTTCCTTCAACTTTTGACAGTACCATTATCGCAAAAGCAACTGGCGAGCAAAGGGTGGTAGTTTGTTCTATAGTTTTTTCGGCATCGCAACTTTTTAAACAACCGGGTTTCCGGCCAGGCTTCTAGTCTATAGTTTTTTCGGCATCGCAACTTTTTAAACAACCGGGTTTCCGGCCAGGCTTCTAGTTCACCAACAGTTTGTTGCACCGGTTTTTCATTCACCAGCGCCAAAGTTTTGCCATCAAACTGATTGCCAATACAAGCGGCTAACTTGGTGACATGCTGGGTCGCAGCGGGAAGCTTTTGAATTTTTCCGGCCATTAAATCGACGACGTTATCGGTGATGCCGAGGCGCTGTATGCGCGCCAAATCGAATTGCCAAAAGCCTTCACGATAGTCGAATTCCAGCAATTTCTCCTGATACAACGTTCTTAAAAACTGCGTAACAAAAAAAGGATTCCCGGCGGTTTTTTGTGCGATCAAGTCCGAGAGCGAGGCCGAGTCGTGGACCTCGCGGCGCAGCGTATCCGCGACAAACTGGTTGAGATGGGCAAAGTCCAGGGCTTTCAGTGTGATGCTGTTCAGCTTGCCACTGGAGTTTTTTGTATCGCTCTTTTCGATCTCCGTGAGCGTCAGCATTAAAGGGTGGGCCGCATTGACTTCGTTATCACGATAAGCGCCAATGACAAAAAGATAACGGCT from the Cytophagia bacterium CHB2 genome contains:
- a CDS encoding IS1182 family transposase, whose product is MLGQAISQGDIFSTENSYRDKIKENSFYRFLCERRAEIFRDQDYASLYCSDNGRSSVPPSVLATACVLQSYDRLSDAETVARATYDVRWAVALGTELGDQPFAKSTLQEFRAKLILNEQALAIFQRSLTYARQRGYLTNKRMKVAMDTTHILGKGAVKDTYNLLADGIKQLYRTLEQFRPATLMEKLKATFSRYFGKSFKGEASIDWDDQTARQNLLTGVAADARSLLELAKEIMTAKDADESHVKKIRDAAELLNALLLQDLEMTPAGQAQIKEGVAPDRIISTTDTESRHGRKSASHRFDGHKAAVATDTESQLITAVTVIAGNAQDGECAKPLVDASQTNTGNDVETAIGDCAFGITEVREQFENSATALVAKAPKAPQSTHFTKHDFAVDLDNNRVTCPAGHTTTTYRNISLRFGSKAEKRMSKRFYFPADVCSGCALRAQCIKSKSADGRMIQLHPREDLLQAARARAKTEAFKEQYRTRVVVEHSIARLVQRGIRQSRYLGRKRTLWQVALAAAVVNLMILAAQERTKRSENEPDFVLQFQFYLLLEVVFLQLLTVPLSQKQLASKGW